In the Gemmatimonadota bacterium genome, TGCGCGAGCTCGCTGCTCGGGGTCGGCGTGGGGGCGGCGGCCGGGGTGCGGGCGCAGGCGCCGAGCGCGAGCGCGCCGAGCAGCGCGAGCCGCGCCGCGTGGCGGGGGGTCGAGCGCGTGGGGGCGAGAGACATCTCGTACCTCGAGTTGGGGGAGCGGGACGGACAGGGCGGAACGCGGCGCCCCCGGCCGACTCGACCGGGGGCGCCGCCCTTCATACTACCACCAACGGCGCTCCGCCGTTGGACCGGCGCGACGTTACATCGCCACCGGGCTCAGCAGATCGTTGACCGCCTTCTTCAGCATGTCCACCTTCGGCTGGTCGCACGAGCCGGCGCGATCGCCGTCGAGCTCGGCGGAGAGCTTGCGCAGGGCATCGGCGCGGGCCGCACCCGAGGCCCGCTCGGCGTCCGCGAGTTCACGGCGCACCGCGCTCACGCGCGAAGCCGAGAGGCAGCGGCCGCGCTCCAGCTGGTCGACGAAGGCCTTCGCGAGCGAGAAGCTCGCCGGCCACTCGATCTTCGGCTGGCCCTGTGCGTTGAGGTAGTTCCAGCGCACCGTCTTGGCCGCGTCGATCTCGTTCTGCGTGAGGTGCTCGCTCGGGGTCAGCTCGGCGACGTCCATGCCGCGCGCGATCTCCGAGCTCACGATGGCGCCGTTGTACCAGTACACCGACCACGAGCCGCCCATCGCCATGCGGGTCGAGTCCACCGGGCCGCGGTCGAAGTAGGCGATCTCCTTCGGGTTCTTCGCGTCGGTCCAGTCGAAGACCGAGATGCCGCCCTGGTACCAGGCCTGCACCATCACGTCGCGGCCGGGGATCGGGATGAGCGAGCCGTTGTGCGCGACGCAGTTCTCCGTCGACGTCTGCACGGTCGGGATCTTGTAGTAGCTCTGGAACACCATCTTGCCGTTCTCGATCGTGAAGATCGCGTCCGAGCCCCACTCCATCTTGTCGCCGGCACGGCACTTCGGGCCGCCGCCGCCGCCCCACTCATCCGAGAAGAGCAGCTTGGTGCCGTCGTTGTTGAAGGTGGCCGAGTGCCAGTAAGCGAAGTTCGAGTCGGCGACCGCATCGAGACGACGCGGGTTGACCGGGTCGGAGATGTCGAGCAGGAGGCCGTGGCCCTCGCAGGCGCCGCCGGCGAGCCCGCGCGCCGGATAGACCGTGATGTCATGGCACTGCGACCCCGGGTTCACCGCGCCACCGGGGGCGGCGGCCCCACCGAACATCCGGTTGATCATCGGCTGCAGACCGGCGCGGAACGCGGCCGAGTCGGCCCCCGTCGCCGCCCCCGTGCCGCCGCGCGTACGCACGATGCTGTCGAGCTGCATCTTCGCGAACTGGTCGGGGAGGACGATCACCTCGCCGCTGCCCGGGATCTCCGCCGTGAAGGCGCCGCGCGCGCGCGCCGCGGCGAGCATCGTCTCCGCCGCTTCCTTGTCCGCCTCCGAGGGCCCGTGCGACCGCGTGGAGGTGAGGCCGGCGAAGATGTTGGCCCGATTCACGACCGCGGACGCCGCCGGGTTCGCGAGCGGGACCTTGATGATCTCGATGCGGAGCAACGAGGAGTTCGGGTTCTTGTCCGGCGTCTCGCGCACGCACTCGGCGAGCTCGGTCTGCGGGCGCACGCCCGACGAGCCGGACACGTAGATGTAGATGTTGTCCTTGTCCGCCGGGTTCTCGACCACCGTGTGGGTGTGCGAGCCGCGGCAGGTCTGGACGTTCGCGACGAGCTTCGGATTGCGGATGTCGCTGATGTCGAAGATACGCACGCCGCGCATGCGGTTGGCGCTCGACGGTTCCGGTACGCCACCCGCACCGCAGTCCACGCGGCCGTTGTTCGCCTCGGCCGACATGAACATCAGGTTCCGGTAGACCGAAACGTCGTTCTGCGACGCCGGGCAGTTGAACGCCACGACGAGCTTGGGATCCGACGGGTTGGAGATGTCCCACACCACGGGGCCGTTGTAGTTGCCCTGAATGACGTAGTTGCCGGTGAAGGCGAGGTCGGAGTTGGTGATGCCGAGGAAGCCCTGCGGCGACACGGCCTTGGCGACCACCTTCATGTTGCTCGTCACCTCTTCGGCATTCATGAGCCCGGCGCGCAGGCCGACGCGGCGGTCGGCCAGGCGCTGCGCGAGTTCGCCGCTCGGGGTCGGCGTCGTCGACGGCGGCGTGGCACCCGAGCAGGCCGCGGTCGCGAGCAGCACGAACGCGAAGAGCCGGGAGGTGAGGGCGGACGCGCCGGGGCGGCGAAGGGGGGCGAGAGACATCAACGACTCCTCGTGGGGTGGATGGGCGACAACAGGACTGCGTGCGACCGCGGCGGCCTCAGGGCGAAGCCGGCATCACGCCGCGCTGGATCATCATCTGCATCATCCGGCGGATCTCGGTGGTCTGGTCGACCTCGACGTCCGCCGCGAACTTGAAGATCGCCTCGTTCTGGCCGGCGCCATGGCTCGCGAAGAGCTCCTTGACCATCGAGACGGCGCCGCGGTGGTGCTGGATCATGAACTGGAGGAAGAGGACGTCGAACGTCTCACCGCGTGCGGCCGAGAGGGAGTCCATCTGCTCCGGGCTCAGCATCCCCGGCATCATCGCCGAGTGCATGCCGTGCATCGCGTGGTCCATGATGACGTTGCCGAGCGAGTCGAGGCGGGGTGGGGCGATGTTGCGCTCCTCGAGCCAGGCCTGCATGAGCGCGATCTCGTCGGTCTGGGCGTTGATGATCCGCGCGGTGAGGCGCAGCAGTTCGTCACTCGCGCCGCGGCTCGGGGCCCACTTCGACATCACGATCGCCTGGGCATGGTGATGGATCATGCCCGACATGAAGTCGATGTCGGCCTGCGTGTACGGGTAGCGCAGCGAGTCCTGCTGCGCGCGCTGCCGGGCCGCGTCGAGCCCCATCACATAGTTGTCGGGGGTGGCACGAGGGGCACGGGCGCCGCCGCAGGCGGCCAAGAGGAGCCCGGCGGCGACGGAGAGGGCGAGGTGGGGGCGGGGCATGGGAGGGTGCGGTCGATCGGTTGGACAGCCGACGCGGAGGACAGGTTGCCAGCAGAATGTACTACGCGGCCGACGGCCCGGGGTTGCGGCTTGACGGCCTCCTAATGAGGGCCGTATACTGAACCGTATGGTTCAGTATAGTAGCACCCTCGATCGCGCCTTCACCGCGCTCGCCGATCCGACGCGTCGGGGGATCCTCGAGCGGCTCGGTCAGCAGGATGCGAGCATCTCCGATCTCGCGGACGCGTTCGGGATGTCGCTCACCGGGGTCCGGAAGCACGTTGCGCTGCTGGAGACCGCCGGCCTGGTACGCTCGGAGAAGGTCGGCCGCACGCGGACCTGCCGGCTCGGTGCGCGTTCGCTCGACGACGAACTCGCCTGGATCACCCGCCACCGCCGGCAGGTCGCCGCGCGGCTCGATTCCCTCGGGGCATTCCGCGAGGCCACCGCTGGAGACGCCTGACATGACCGAGACCGCCGCTGTCCGCGCGACCATCACCCCGCTCTCCGACCGCAGTGCCCGCATCGAGCGGATCTTCAACGCCCCGCCCGCGCGCCTCTGGCGCGCCATGACGGAGCCGGCGCTCATCGCGCAGTGGTGGGGCCGCGGGAATCCGCTGGTGGTCGAGAAGCTCGACCTGCGGGCCGGCGGGCACTGGCGGTACGTCGAGCACTCGGACCATGGAACGCATGGCTTCGAGGGGCGCTTCGCCGAGGTCGATCCGCCGCACCGGATCGTGCAGACATTCGAGTGGGACGGGATGCCCGGGCACGTCATGCTCGACGCCTCCACGCTCGAGGACCTCGGCGACGGGCGCACGCGGCTGGTGACCATCTCCACCGCCATGGCCGTGGAGGACCTCGCGGGGATGCTCGCGAACGGCATGGAGGAGGGCATGAACGCGAGCTACGCCGCCCTCGACCGCGTGCTCGCGTCGCTTGCCGCGGATCGGCCGTTCCCCACGCGCGAGGCGCCGGCGACCGTCAGGCCCGCCGTCACGGTCCCGACGATCGAGGTGAAGGCGGGCACCGGGACGGCGATGCACGTCCTCGTGGGGCCGCAGCAGGGCGACACGAACTTCGCGTTGCGTCGCTTCGTGATGCAGCCCGGCGGCGGGATGCCCCTGCACACCAACCTCGTCGAGCACCAGCAGTACGTCCTGCGCGGCAAGGCGCGGATCACCATCGGCACGCAGGTGCATGAGGTGGCGGCCGATCATACGCTGTTCATCCCCGCCGGCGTCCCGCACTCGTATGACGTGGTCGAGGGGCCGTTCGAGTTCATCTGTGTCGTGCCCGACCGGCCGGACGAGGTGACGCTCGTGGGCGCCTGCTGATCGAGGGGGGAGCGGCACCCGGACGGGTCCGCGCTCGCTGTGCCAAGGGGGCGAACGTAAGTTCACCCGCGCCTTCCCACCGCGAGTGAACTTGATGAACCGACCGATCCTGCCGCGCGTCGCCGTCGCGGCCTGCTTGAGCGTGCTGCTCGTCGGCCCCGGGCGTGCCGTCGTCGCGCAGGTCGGCCATCGGCCCGTGTCCGCGACGCGCGCGCCCACCTACGCGCAGCTCCTCGCGCTCTTCACCGATTGGCGCTCCTTCGAAGAGCCGCCACGGCTCGACGGTGTCCCGGACTACGCGCCGCCGACGAATGCGCGTCGCCTCGCCGCGCTCGATGCGATGCAACGACGACTCGCCGCGATCGACACTGCTGGCTGGAGCATCCCGGAGCAGGTGGATTGGCACCTCGTGCGCGCCGAGATGAACGGTATGCGCTACCATCTCACCGTCCTCCAGCCCTTCGCGCGCGACCCGGCCTACTACGCCTCGGTGCGCCCGGAGGAGAGCGACACGCCGGCCGAGGAAGGGCCGACTATCCATGGCGCGGTCCGGCTCTGGAAGTACGCGGTCTGGCCGCGCACGGTGCTCGACACGCCGCGCGCGCTCGGCGTCGAGGAGGCTGCGCGACTCGCCGCGGAGCTGCGCCCGGTGCCGGCGCTCCTCCGCCAGGCGCGCGTGAATCTCGCCGGGGCCAACGCACGCGACCTCTGGGTGGGCGGCGTTCGAGCCTTCGAGGAACAGGCGGAGGTGCTGGACCAGTTGCGCGGCAAGGTCGCCGGCACGTCGCCCGAGCTCACGCGTGCGGTCGAGGCGGCGCATGGCGCGACCCTCGCCTTCGCGCAGTGGCTCCGCGACGAGACGCCGCGGCGCACCGGTCCGTCCGGGATCGGCAAGGACCAGTACACCTGGTACCTCCGGAACGTCCTGCTGATGCCGCTCTCCTGGGAGGATGAGGTCACCATCACCCGGCGCGAGCTGATGCGGGCGCACGCGTCCCTGCGGCTCGAGGAGACGCGGAACGCAGCGCTCCCGCCCATGCCGGTGGCCGAGTCGCCCGCGGCCTACTCGGCGCTGCAGGAGCGGGCGATCGGCCGCATGATGCGCTTCGTCAACGAGAAACGGTTCACCACGGCCGAGCCCTGGTTCGAGCGCGCGCTGCGCGAGCGGATGCCGGGGTTCTCGCCGGAGTCGACGCGCAACTTCTTCTCCCAGGGGAACCACCGCGACCCGCTTCCGCTCTGGAGCCACCTCTGGCACTGGTGGGACAACATGCGGATCCGCGTGGCGCCGCACGCGAGTCCGATCCGCCGCACGCCGCTCCTGTACAACGTGTGGATGAGCCGCGCCGAGGGCATGGCGACGGTGATGGAGGAGTGGATGATGCACGCCGGGCTCTACGACGACAGCCCGCGCTCGCGGGAGATCGTCTGGATCATGCTCGCCGCGCGTGCGGCCCGCGGACTGGGCAACCTCTACGCGCACAGCAACGCGTACACGATGGCCGAGGCGGCCGACTTCCACGTCGCCTGGACGCCGCGCGGCTGGATGCGCCGCGACCCGTTGCTCGGCTTCGAGCAGCACCTCTATCTGCGCCAGCCCGGTTACGGGGCAGCGTACGTCACCGGGGGCCGCCTGATGGAGGACGCGATGGCCCAGCGCGCGCGCCAGCTCGGCCCCGGCCTTCACGATGCAACGCTTCTTCGATGAGGTGAATGGCGCGGGGATGATCCCGGCGTCACTCATCTACTGGGAACTGACGGGCGACGACCGGATGATCTGTGACCTCGCCCGCTCCACGCCGCTTCCGCCCCGTCCCTGACACCGACCATGCCCTCCACCATGCTCCCGCCCTTCGGC is a window encoding:
- a CDS encoding winged helix-turn-helix transcriptional regulator; translated protein: MVQYSSTLDRAFTALADPTRRGILERLGQQDASISDLADAFGMSLTGVRKHVALLETAGLVRSEKVGRTRTCRLGARSLDDELAWITRHRRQVAARLDSLGAFREATAGDA
- a CDS encoding SRPBCC domain-containing protein, with protein sequence MTETAAVRATITPLSDRSARIERIFNAPPARLWRAMTEPALIAQWWGRGNPLVVEKLDLRAGGHWRYVEHSDHGTHGFEGRFAEVDPPHRIVQTFEWDGMPGHVMLDASTLEDLGDGRTRLVTISTAMAVEDLAGMLANGMEEGMNASYAALDRVLASLAADRPFPTREAPATVRPAVTVPTIEVKAGTGTAMHVLVGPQQGDTNFALRRFVMQPGGGMPLHTNLVEHQQYVLRGKARITIGTQVHEVAADHTLFIPAGVPHSYDVVEGPFEFICVVPDRPDEVTLVGAC
- a CDS encoding DUF305 domain-containing protein → MPRPHLALSVAAGLLLAACGGARAPRATPDNYVMGLDAARQRAQQDSLRYPYTQADIDFMSGMIHHHAQAIVMSKWAPSRGASDELLRLTARIINAQTDEIALMQAWLEERNIAPPRLDSLGNVIMDHAMHGMHSAMMPGMLSPEQMDSLSAARGETFDVLFLQFMIQHHRGAVSMVKELFASHGAGQNEAIFKFAADVEVDQTTEIRRMMQMMIQRGVMPASP